The region GTGGAGAGTATAATTTCAATAGAAAAGTATATTGTGGGAATAGCAAGATAATTGATGGGAAACATGTTACTGCAAATGCTTGTAAAGACCCAGACAAGTATGTGAGCTGGGATGGGATTCATGCAACTGAAGCAGCTAACAAACTTGTGGCATGGGCTGTGTTAAATGGATCCATTTCAGACCCTGTCTTTCCTTTGTTCTAAGTTCTGCGGCCAGAAACCAATTAAGTATTAATGAAATCAGTGTAAACGCAGAAGCTGTATCTATCaagttattttcatattactTGAATAATAAAAGGTCTGATTATGCACATGTGTCCTTTGTGATGTTTAtgattgtgttatttttctGGAGAAATATTATGGCATATCTCGAGTTAGTTTATcttgatattgtttttttgttaaataattgatgaaaatatttCTCTAATCAATTGGaactatatatgattttttaaaaattaagacttattcttaaaaattaaaaacttaattggTGATGGAGAAGCTGGAGAATTCGGTCAATGCGGTGAAGCAaagcttgaaatttttttgggatCTTGAGCGTGTTGGTATACGAGAGATTCGAAGAGCCAACGTCCAACCTAAGCTTCAGGtaatttttgaaaaggtggataaaccacattaaaTTAAGATAGAAAGAGCTTCAGGTAATCACCTCGTCTATTATGGTACTGTGCCAACTTGGGGGAAGACTCAGCTATATCTACTTCTAGgatggttattttttttgtgtttttgagtagtttttatttgttctgTTTGAGTGTCTCAATTGTTAGTGGACTCAATATTAATTTTCTCTCCTCCTGTATTTTATATAACTTACATGTAGTTCATATGCATCCATTTtctttggaaaagaaaattcacAACTTAACTAAACCAAACAGATGTGGTTACTGACTGAGTAGACCTATATTACTTTTTAATGGATTTCGTCAATTCAACTGcgtcttctcttttattttatccaGTTCAGTGTGTGGTTTTAGGTGTGCATTACCCTAGTGATGTTTTTTTTgataaggtggataaaccacatgcattaaaacaAAGTCACAAAAAGTACAAGACCCTTCCACTAGCTGTGGAAACAAAAGAGAGATAACAGAAAAggaggaacaacgggtctcctcctgacccaaaaacacaaaaagctACTCCTCACCACCGCCCTGATTAACCTTTAGGGTGAACCTCCACCCCCTCTGAACGAGGTCTTGCGAACCCTAAGCTACACCTGATGGAAGCGGTAGGATTACCAAGCTTCGCCCTCAAACCTTCAGGGGCTGCAGAGAACCAAGATAAGAGCAAATGAGCAGCCTTCATCATGACATCAATAGGGTTATCACATTTATCAGCAAAAATGTAATCATTCCGCGTAAGCAAAATCGACCGCACAAAAGCTTTAACAATCCCATCCCCATACACCCGAGCTGCTGGGCGTAAGACAGACCTCCAAACGCCCCATAAAAGATCCATAGACGAAGGAAGCTCAGGTAACTGAAGGAATCTACTGAGTTTCAACCAAACCTCCCGAGAGAACTAACACTGTAAGAAAAGATGATCCACGGATTTGACATCGGAATGGCAAAACACACATGTATCAGTCAGAAGCCTATTACATCGACGCTTGGCAAGATTTTCCAGCGAGAAAATCTTGTTCTGCCATGCTAGCCAATTGAAGACATTGACCTTCCTAGGGCAAGGACCTTTTCAAAATGTGTTAGCCAGGGGACACCGCAGTCCTCCCTCATTCAAGAGATAGTAGAATGACTTAACCGAGAAGGACCTGTTGGCCATCAGGCCCCAAACCTTTACATCCCTATCACTCCGCGAGGCCGCGTTCAGGTTAGTAAGCAGCTGCGCAACTCCTGGGTCGTTCGCAAACAACGGCCTATCAAGTAACAAAGCCAGCTCCCGAACCATCCCGTGAGGCATAGAAGATGCCGAGAAGTCTTCGGGCCAGATAAACATCAGTGCAAGACCATTGAGCCATCTGTCCTTCCAGAAAAGCAACTCAGCtccaaatttgatttgaacCGAAACACATCCTCTAAACGTAGGAAGACAATGGGAGACACctgaccaaaagaaagaaactcTCTCATTCGGGACCCTAAACAAATCCCAAGTAGGAACATTATAGTCGAACCGTAGGACCTTCACACCCCCCAGGGCGAATCAGTTAGCACCTTCCATCTCCATTTCCCCAACAAGGCCAGATTGAAGGACGATAACTCCAATATACCCCACCCTCCTTGCTCCTTTGCACGACAGATGTTCTTCCAAGCCACAATTCTACAACCAGGATGATCAATGTCAGGACCAGACCACAAAAAATCTTTTCTAATCCTGTAGATTGCTTTTATTACCCACTTTGGTAACCGAAATAAAGACATCCAATACGTCGGTACTGACGATAACACCGAGTTGACAAGGGTGAGTCGACCTCCAATAGAAAGGTAAGGAGATTTCCAGGAAGCCAAACGCCCTCTGACTTTGGCAATCAAACTCTCTCAATCCTGTTTACGAGGCCTCCTGCCCGAAATAGGAATACCTAGATAAGTAACTGGAAGAAGGCCCACATCATAGTTGACCATCTTAGCTTCACTAACATGAGGGAGTTGATGCAAATTAGTGGTATAAAGGCACATTTTGGAGAAATTAGTTTCCAGATCAGAGAGCCCTTCAAAGACCAGAAGGATCAACTTGATCACCCTGAGATCCTCAGCCCCCCTCCTCCCAACCGTCATTACCAAGAGGTCATCTGTATAGTGCAAATTACAAATACGTCCGTACTCTCCCAGAGGTACACCGATCAAGATTTGAGAGTTCAGTGCATTGTCAAACATGGTACACAACACATCCGCGACTAGCACGAACAACAACGACGATAGAGGATCACCCTGTCTCAAACCTCTTTGATACCTCACATAACCACTAGGGGACCCATTGATTAAAATAGAGGCTTTCGAAGTTTCAGGATCAAGGATATCCATCCTAGCCATTTGGGTCCAAAACCCCTGAATTTCAGGAGCTCCAACAAGAAGTCCCAATCAACTGAATCAAACACTTTGGCGAAATCCACCTTGAGTATATGACCATTCATTCTTCTTTTATGAATGCTGAAAATAGCCTCCTCCGCCATAGCAATATTATCCAGAATACATCTTCCTTTAAGAAACGCAGGTTGCGCATGATCCActgatgagtataatttgcactcaatatatagacttttttttaactcataataaattaaatttgaattattttaaaccaattttactcctaatcttattattattgcattgtaggaaagaaagagaatgatttgaaggaagaacatgtaaaaagcacaaaattggaggaagaagaacaaagtttcaacaaagagggaacaagcaaaacagaaaatttagcgcctaggcgctacaaCCAAGAGGTGtaaaatagaaagtatagcgcctaggcgctatagtctttagcgcctaggcgctaccccgatttttatgttataaaaggaGCTAGGGTTGAGACGAAAAAGGAGGAATTTCGGAGAGATCAAAAGACCGGGAGCGAAGATTCGCCGCGGATTCATTGCtaggctttagtttttagtttttctttgtttatttgattatgaaccttattCATATGTCGAGctttgcaattattatgttctaaatactttttttagGGCTACAATATAGCCAGACTATGAAAAcctagattcatctttgtttaatttaattgatgcttgtttcaagactatgttggatattttaatctatgcttaatgcttgtgattgcttgatcactaattgcatgattagtaatttgatttgagaccgagaggtgataattgaattaggtcttggttgaaatatcatgcaatcatcataagatagagatatttatgaagttgtatgcatcattataaatttctaaagcTTAATGAGTTCTATAGATTCAcagttatctcagagatgatgttaacttatctagtggaatatgTTATTGATGCTtaagaaagatcaatatgtaatttagggaaatttgatgacaacataagaaacaaacattgattgattgaactagatgatctaggtggaattagtctaggttaacttggaaaccctagagtctcttgacattgatttatctaactctctctagtccttgaattagattt is a window of Dioscorea cayenensis subsp. rotundata cultivar TDr96_F1 chromosome 5, TDr96_F1_v2_PseudoChromosome.rev07_lg8_w22 25.fasta, whole genome shotgun sequence DNA encoding:
- the LOC120260128 gene encoding uncharacterized protein LOC120260128; the encoded protein is MARMDILDPETSKASILINGSPSGYVRYQRGLRQGDPLSSLLFVLVADVLCTMFDNALNSQILIGVPLGEYGRICNLHYTDDLLVMTVGRRGAEDLRVIKLILLVFEGLSDLETNFSKMCLYTTNLHQLPHVSEAKMVNYDVGLLPVTYLELWLGRTSVVQRSKEGGVYWSYRPSIWPCWGNGDGRGCVSVQIKFGAELLFWKDRWLNGLALMFIWPEDFSASSMPHGMVRELALLLDRPLFANDPGVAQLLTNLNAASRSDRDVKVWGLMANRSFSVKSFYYLLNEGGLRCPLANTF